The sequence GCGACAGCGCAGCAGCAGTCTTGTGATAAGCCACCGCGTCCGCCCCCTCGGCCGGGTAAAAGAACGGCGTATCCATCGGACCAGGACCGACCGCTGTCACCGAGATACCGCGAGCACCGAACTCCTTGGCGGCCGCACGAGTGTAGTGCTCGACCGGCGCCTTGGCGCCAGCATAGGCAGCATAGAACGGAGTAAAAGCACCTAGCAGCGACGTCACCACGGTGCAGACTTTGCCATTGTCGTTGAGGTTCTTGCCCGCCTCTTTTAGGAAAAAGAAGGCGGTCTTGGAATTGACTGCCGCCATCTCGTCGTACTCAGCTTCGCTGATCTCGACCAACGGTTTCTTGAGCACCTTACCAACAGTGTTGATGGCGATGTCTGGCTTGCCAACGGCAGCAATGGCATCGGCGAACAGCTTCTCGATAGCACCGGCCGTCGTCAGATCAGCCTGCAGGGCCACGGCCTGCGCGCCGCTGGCCTGGATTGCGGCGACGGTCGCGTCGGCATCGGCTTTGGACGCAGCGCTGTTGTAGTGGATCGCAACAGCCTTGGCGCCCTGTGCGGCCAAATCCCGGGCGATCAGACCGCCGAGGTTCTTGGCACCACCGGCGATGAGAACAACTTTGTCTTGGATGGAATGGTCTGCCATGAGAAATCTCCTTCACGAGTCAACGGAGAGTTCAGCTTAGGCGGCAATCAGCCAGGCAATAAACTGCCTGTGACTGGATGGATCATCCAGAAAAACAGCCTAATCAGGGGTATTTTGGCAAACAAAACATGCAATTCATGAATCATAAATGACGAAAGCCCCCTGTGCAGCAGCGTCAGGGGGCTTGTTGTGAGCAGGGCTCAGGGCTTACTTGCTGAGCTCTACCAGCAGTGCGTTGAGCCGGCGCACATAGCTGCCCGGATCCTGCAGCGCTTCACCAGCGGCCAGTGCGGCCTGATCGAACAGAATCCGGGTCAGGTCGGCGAAACGCTCCTCGTCCTGCTCGGCATCGAGTTTCTCCAGCAGCGGATGGGTCGGATTGACCTCAAGGATCGGCTTGCTCTCCGGCGCTTTCTGGCCGGTGGCCTCAAGGATCTTGCGCATCTGCAGACCCATGCCGTCCTCGTTGATCACCAGTACCGCAGGCGAGTCAGTCAGACGGTGCGAGACCTTGACCGCGTCGACTTCCTCGCCCAGCACACCCTTGATGCGCTTGAGCAGATCTTCCTTGGCCTTGGCTACCTCTTCCTGGGCCTGCTTGTCTTCCTCTTCGAGCTTGCCAAGATCGAGGTCGCCGCGGGCAATATCGACGAACTGCTTGCCCTGGTATTCGCTCAGGTGGCTCATCAGCCACTCGTCGATACGGTCGGTCAGCAGCAGTACCTCGATGTTCTTCTTGCGGAAGATCTCCAGGTGCGGGCTGTTCTTGACCTGGCTGTAGCGCTCGCCGGTCAAGTAGTAGATCTTGTCCTGGCCCTCGCTCATGCGCTCAAGGTAGGTATCCAGACTCACACTTTCACTGTCATCGTTGTTGGCGGTGGAAGCAAAGCGCAGCAAGCCGGCAATCTTCTCGCGGTTAGCGAAGTCTTCGGCCGGGCCCTCTTTCATCACACTGCCGAAGGCCTTCCAGAACTCTGCGTATTTCTCCGGCTCGTTCTTGGCCAGCTTCTCCAGCATATCCAGCACGCGTTTGGTCAGTGCCGACTTCATGCTGTCGATCGCCGGATCCTTCTGCAGGATCTCGCGCGAGACGTTGAGCGACAGATCGTTGGAGTCGACCACACCCTTGATAAAGCGCAGGTACAGCGGCAGGAACTGCTCGGCGTCATCCATAATGAACACCCGCTGCACGTACAGCTTAAGCCCGCGTGGAGCCTCACGCTGATACAGATCGAACGGTGCCCGACCCGGCACATACAGCAGGCTGGTGTATTCCAGTTTGCCTTCGACCTTGTTGTGACTCCAGCTCAACGGGTTCTCGAAGTCGTGGGCAACGTGCTTGTAGAACTCCTGGTACTCCTCATCCTTGACCTCAGTACGCGGGCGGGTCCACAGGGCGCTGGCACGGTTGACGCTTTCCCACTCGGTCTCGGCAGGCTTATCGGCCTCTTCGCCAAAATGCTGCTTCGGCAGCTCGATCGGCAAGGAGATGTGGTCGGAGTACTTCTTGATGATGCTGCGCAGGCGCCAGCCATCGGCGAACTCACTCTCGGCCGCCTTAAGGTGCAGCACAATGCGGGTACCACGCTCGGGCTTGTCGACGGTCTCGATGGTAAACTCCCCCTCACCGCTCGACTCCCAGCGCACCCCCTCTTCGGCCTTGAGGCCGGCGCGGCGGGTGAACACTTCAACCTTGTCGGCAACGATAAAGGCGCTGTAGAAACCGACCCCGAACTGGCCGATCAGGTGTGAATCCTTTTTCTGGTCACCGGTCAGTTGCTGCATGAACGCGGCGGTACCGGATTTGGCAATGGTACCGAGATTCTCGATCACCTCAGCGCGCGACATGCCGATACCGTTATCTTCGATGGTCAGGGTCTTGGCAGCTTCGTCTCCACTGATGCGAATGCGCAGGTTCGGCTCGTTTTCGAGCAGTTCCGGCTTGGCGATGGCTTCGAAACGCAGTTTGTCCGAGGCATCCGAGGCGTTGGAAATCAACTCGCGGAGAAAGATCTCCTTGTTCGAGTACATCGAATGGATCATCAGGTGCAGCAGTTGCTTCACCTCGGTCTGAAATCCAAGCGTTTCCTTATGGGCGTCCACGGTCATGGCGTCAAGTTCTCCACTCAAGGTCAAATGTAGGGGCTATTGCCGCTATTGGAATGACCTAGTAGATGGGGCGTGACTGATGACTTTTCAAGGGCTGGACAACACCTCGAGACTACGAACATCAAGCGGATGGAAATGCAGATCGACCTGATTGGGTCCTTGAGGCAGCGCCAATACCAGTCGGCGCGACTCACTGACCTCACGCAAACGGCCCTCATAGACCCGTCCACTCCAGGTAGTCAGGCGCAGTGGCTGCCCCAGAAAGGGGTCAGGCTCATCGACCAGCCCGAGGACGCTGAAGGGTTGCCACGAACGATCCGCCATCGCCTGGCGCGCTGGCTGAGCGAGTTCGGTCGTGGCTGGTTCCGGCGCTGGCTGACGCGCCTTCTGGCCCAGTTGGCGTAGCCAGTCCGGCACAGGCACAAGAGTCGCCTCACCGTTCAACCAGGTCGCATGTGATACCGGCAAATGCAAGTGGATACGCACCTGCGCCGACTGCTGCCCCGGGTCAGGAATGAACTGCAGGCTCAGGCTGTATTCATCGGCGATCCGGCGCAGCCCTGGGGCCTCCAGAGCACCGGCATGCCATTGCAGGACCAGTTCCGGCCAGCCACCCTGATCGCCCGGCAACCGTTCAATCAGCGAGTCCTCCAGCAGCATCGGCACCTGACTGAACTCAAGGCTGAGAGCCCGGCGCAGACGCTCCCCGGAGCGCTCCTCAAAAATCAGCGTCTGCCCCTGCCAGTACACCCGCTCCGGATTGAAAACCTGACCCAGCATCTGGCCCTGGACACTGGCCTCGGGCGTTGCCATCCACTGCCCACTGATCAAAGCGGCAAAACGCTCGGGCTGGTCGCGCTGCAACAGGTACAGGCCCGAGCCGGCAGCCACTAGCCCCATCACCAACAGCAACCGGGGCAGCAGCTTGAAACCACGCAGAAACAACGTCAGCCAGGGCAGCAGCAGAGCCAGCACAAAAACACCGACCGATTGTCGCCAGGCCAGACTCGCCAGCCACACCCAGGCAACCAGGGTCAGAACTATACCGGTGAGAATCAGCAGCGCATCCATGTCAGTTACTCAGTCCAGCTTGAAGTGGGCTCGCGCCGTGGCGATGGGCTCGTTGGAACGAGTCTGCCAGGCAGTTATCGCGACATTGCCGACCCGCCGCCCCTGCCGCCAGACCTGACAGGTGGCGTAGGTATCGCGGTAGAGTCCAGCCCGCAGATAGTCAATTGAAAAGTCGATGATCTTGGGAAACGTCGG is a genomic window of Halopseudomonas phragmitis containing:
- the htpG gene encoding molecular chaperone HtpG produces the protein MTVDAHKETLGFQTEVKQLLHLMIHSMYSNKEIFLRELISNASDASDKLRFEAIAKPELLENEPNLRIRISGDEAAKTLTIEDNGIGMSRAEVIENLGTIAKSGTAAFMQQLTGDQKKDSHLIGQFGVGFYSAFIVADKVEVFTRRAGLKAEEGVRWESSGEGEFTIETVDKPERGTRIVLHLKAAESEFADGWRLRSIIKKYSDHISLPIELPKQHFGEEADKPAETEWESVNRASALWTRPRTEVKDEEYQEFYKHVAHDFENPLSWSHNKVEGKLEYTSLLYVPGRAPFDLYQREAPRGLKLYVQRVFIMDDAEQFLPLYLRFIKGVVDSNDLSLNVSREILQKDPAIDSMKSALTKRVLDMLEKLAKNEPEKYAEFWKAFGSVMKEGPAEDFANREKIAGLLRFASTANNDDSESVSLDTYLERMSEGQDKIYYLTGERYSQVKNSPHLEIFRKKNIEVLLLTDRIDEWLMSHLSEYQGKQFVDIARGDLDLGKLEEEDKQAQEEVAKAKEDLLKRIKGVLGEEVDAVKVSHRLTDSPAVLVINEDGMGLQMRKILEATGQKAPESKPILEVNPTHPLLEKLDAEQDEERFADLTRILFDQAALAAGEALQDPGSYVRRLNALLVELSK
- a CDS encoding SDR family oxidoreductase, with translation MADHSIQDKVVLIAGGAKNLGGLIARDLAAQGAKAVAIHYNSAASKADADATVAAIQASGAQAVALQADLTTAGAIEKLFADAIAAVGKPDIAINTVGKVLKKPLVEISEAEYDEMAAVNSKTAFFFLKEAGKNLNDNGKVCTVVTSLLGAFTPFYAAYAGAKAPVEHYTRAAAKEFGARGISVTAVGPGPMDTPFFYPAEGADAVAYHKTAAALSPFSKTGLTEIEDVVPFIRHLVSDGWWITGQTILINGGYTTK